One Prosthecodimorpha staleyi DNA window includes the following coding sequences:
- a CDS encoding LLM class flavin-dependent oxidoreductase, which yields MELGIYTFVEATPDPATGRVLAPAQRIANLMEEIRLADEVGLDVFGIGEHHRADYVVSAPAVVLGAAAAVTKRIRLTSAVTVLSSDDPVRVFQAFSTVDLLSGGRAEIMAGRGSFIESFPLFGYELSDYDSLFSEKLELLLTLRDTERVTWQGEHRAALQNQPVYPRPVQSPLPVWIAVGGTPQSVVRAAMLGLPLAIAIIGGTPDRFRPLVELYREALRRAGRDPKDYPVGINSHGFIAEDAKRAADLWYPAYADTMNRLGRERGWPPTSRAQYEAQIGPRGALLVGSPNAVIDKILYEHELFRHDRFLMQFSVGTLPHADLMKAIELYGTVVAPAVRKALGTEARQAG from the coding sequence ATGGAACTCGGCATCTACACCTTCGTCGAGGCGACGCCCGATCCGGCGACCGGTCGCGTGCTGGCGCCGGCCCAGCGCATCGCCAACCTGATGGAAGAGATCCGGCTGGCCGACGAGGTCGGGCTCGATGTCTTCGGCATCGGCGAGCACCATCGCGCCGACTATGTCGTCTCCGCCCCCGCGGTGGTGCTCGGGGCGGCGGCGGCCGTGACGAAGCGCATCCGGCTGACCAGCGCCGTGACGGTGCTCTCCTCCGACGATCCGGTGCGCGTCTTCCAGGCCTTCTCGACCGTCGACCTCCTGTCCGGCGGCCGGGCCGAGATCATGGCCGGGCGCGGCTCCTTCATCGAATCCTTCCCGCTGTTCGGCTACGAACTGTCCGACTACGACAGCCTGTTTTCCGAGAAACTCGAACTCCTGCTGACGCTGCGCGACACCGAGCGGGTCACCTGGCAGGGCGAGCACCGGGCGGCGCTGCAGAACCAGCCGGTCTATCCGCGCCCCGTGCAGAGCCCGCTGCCGGTCTGGATCGCGGTCGGCGGCACGCCGCAATCGGTGGTGCGCGCCGCCATGCTCGGCCTGCCGCTCGCCATCGCGATCATCGGTGGCACACCCGACCGCTTCCGCCCGCTGGTTGAGCTTTACCGCGAGGCGCTGCGCCGGGCCGGCCGCGACCCGAAGGACTATCCGGTCGGCATCAATTCGCACGGCTTCATCGCCGAGGACGCCAAGCGTGCGGCCGACCTCTGGTATCCGGCCTATGCCGACACGATGAACCGGCTCGGCCGCGAGCGCGGCTGGCCGCCGACCAGCCGCGCCCAGTACGAGGCCCAGATCGGCCCGCGCGGCGCCCTGCTGGTCGGCTCGCCCAATGCGGTGATCGACAAGATCCTCTACGAGCACGAACTCTTCCGGCACGACCGCTTCCTGATGCAGTTCTCGGTCGGAACCCTGCCCCATGCCGACCTGATGAAGGCGATCGAACTCTACGGCACCGTGGTCGCGCCCGCCGTCCGCAAGGCGCTCGGCACGGAGGCCCGGCAGGCCGGCTGA
- a CDS encoding peptide chain release factor 3 — protein MNAPASGLADPVSRRRTFAIISHPDAGKTTLTEKLLLFGGAIQLAGEVKAKRNQRQTRSDWMGIERERGISVVTSVMTFEYGGWVFNLLDTPGHEDFSEDTYRTLTAVDAAVMVLDAAKGIEARTLKLVEVCRLRDIPIVTFINKMDRETMDPFDLLDDIEKTLAMDTTPMTWPIGRGRAFAGTYDLTRSAIRLKDAEEAVAVNGPQDSRIEALLPEADFQQFVGEVELAAGAAKPFVRQSFLEGHHTPVYWGSALRDMGVKDLIEALGTFAPSPREQKADGRMVTATEERMTGFVFKIQANMDPNHRDRIAFMRVCSGKLQRGMKAKLVRTGKPMSLHTPQFFFAQDRSIADEAFAGDIVGIPNHGTLRIGDTLTEGEDLVFRGVPSFAPEILRRVRAADAMKAKKLKEALQQMAEEGVVQVFLPFDGSQAIVGVVGSLQLDVLAERLKNEYGLEISFETTRFAVCRWVSTAEPAKLDEFSRRDSSAMARDLDGDPVYMATSPYSLRYEEERWPMLKFTDVKDYQKVKAG, from the coding sequence ATGAACGCGCCCGCTTCCGGCCTTGCCGATCCCGTGTCCCGCCGGCGGACCTTCGCCATCATCTCGCATCCGGACGCGGGCAAGACGACGCTGACCGAGAAGCTGCTGCTGTTCGGCGGCGCGATCCAGCTCGCCGGCGAGGTCAAGGCCAAGCGCAACCAGCGCCAGACCCGGTCCGACTGGATGGGCATCGAGCGCGAACGCGGCATCTCGGTGGTCACCTCGGTGATGACCTTCGAATATGGCGGCTGGGTCTTCAACCTGCTCGACACGCCCGGCCACGAGGACTTCTCGGAGGACACCTATCGTACGCTGACCGCCGTCGATGCCGCCGTCATGGTGCTCGACGCCGCCAAGGGCATCGAGGCGCGCACGCTCAAGCTGGTCGAAGTCTGCCGCCTGCGCGACATCCCGATCGTCACCTTCATCAACAAGATGGACCGGGAGACCATGGACCCGTTCGATCTTCTCGACGACATCGAGAAGACGCTGGCCATGGACACCACGCCGATGACCTGGCCGATCGGCCGCGGCCGGGCCTTCGCCGGCACCTACGACCTGACCCGTTCGGCCATCCGCCTGAAGGACGCCGAGGAGGCGGTGGCGGTCAACGGGCCGCAGGACAGCCGCATCGAGGCGCTCTTGCCGGAGGCGGACTTCCAGCAGTTCGTCGGCGAGGTCGAACTCGCCGCCGGCGCGGCCAAGCCCTTCGTGCGCCAGAGCTTCCTGGAGGGCCATCACACGCCGGTCTATTGGGGCTCGGCGCTGCGCGACATGGGCGTCAAGGATCTGATCGAGGCGCTCGGCACCTTCGCGCCGAGCCCGCGCGAGCAGAAGGCCGACGGCCGCATGGTGACGGCGACCGAGGAGCGGATGACCGGCTTCGTCTTCAAGATCCAGGCGAACATGGACCCGAACCATCGCGACCGCATCGCCTTCATGCGGGTCTGCTCGGGCAAGCTGCAGCGCGGCATGAAGGCCAAGCTTGTGCGCACCGGCAAGCCGATGAGCCTGCACACGCCGCAATTCTTTTTCGCCCAGGACCGCTCCATCGCCGACGAGGCTTTCGCGGGCGATATCGTCGGCATCCCGAACCACGGCACGCTCCGCATCGGCGACACGCTGACCGAGGGCGAGGACCTGGTCTTCCGGGGCGTGCCGAGCTTCGCGCCGGAAATCCTGCGCCGCGTCCGCGCGGCCGACGCCATGAAGGCCAAGAAGCTGAAGGAGGCCCTGCAGCAGATGGCCGAGGAGGGCGTCGTGCAGGTGTTCCTGCCCTTCGACGGCTCGCAGGCCATCGTCGGCGTGGTCGGCTCGCTGCAGCTCGACGTGCTCGCCGAGCGGCTGAAGAACGAATACGGCCTGGAGATCAGCTTCGAGACGACCCGCTTCGCCGTCTGCCGCTGGGTCTCGACCGCGGAACCCGCCAAGCTGGACGAGTTCTCACGCCGCGACTCGTCCGCCATGGCGCGCGATCTCGACGGCGATCCGGTCTACATGGCCACCTCGCCCTATTCGCTGCGCTACGAGGAAGAGCGCTGGCCGATGCTGAAATTCACCGACGTGAAGGACTATCAGAAGGTCAAGGCCGGCTGA
- the fic gene encoding protein adenylyltransferase Fic has product MPFSPDQPFNDLPPLPPAAELETRAVLKALVGARSALAELKATACLIPEPSVLINAIPLLEAQASSEIENIVTTTDRLFRFAADETGADAATKEALRYRTALREGFTSLSTRPLTTSTAVQVCRRIKGVALDIRSTPGTMLLNDATGQVIYTPPVGADRIRDMLTLWERYIHEAEETDPLVRMALMHYQFEAIHPFTDGNGRTGRILNILYLVEQGLIDQPILYLSGAIIRRKADYYRLLLAVTVDAAWEAWILFMLSIVEETARWTVERIGVIRRLIEATADRVRTEAPKIYSRELIETIFLQPYCRIETLVAAGIAQRQSASRYLKALADFGVLEERKAGREKVFVNPAFLDALVGR; this is encoded by the coding sequence ATGCCCTTCTCGCCCGACCAGCCCTTCAACGATCTCCCGCCGCTGCCGCCCGCGGCGGAGTTGGAAACGCGCGCGGTCCTGAAGGCGCTCGTTGGCGCGCGGTCGGCATTGGCCGAACTGAAGGCGACAGCGTGCCTGATTCCCGAGCCATCGGTGCTGATCAACGCCATTCCGCTTCTCGAGGCGCAGGCGAGTTCCGAGATCGAGAACATCGTCACGACGACCGATCGTCTGTTTCGCTTTGCCGCCGACGAAACCGGCGCAGATGCAGCCACCAAGGAGGCGCTGCGCTACCGGACCGCTCTCCGCGAGGGCTTCACGTCGCTGTCCACGCGGCCGCTGACGACGTCAACCGCCGTCCAGGTGTGCCGGCGCATCAAGGGCGTGGCCCTGGACATCCGGTCTACGCCGGGGACCATGCTGCTGAACGACGCCACCGGGCAAGTCATCTACACGCCTCCGGTTGGAGCTGACCGCATCCGTGACATGCTCACATTGTGGGAGCGCTACATCCACGAGGCGGAGGAGACCGATCCGCTCGTCCGCATGGCGCTGATGCACTATCAGTTCGAGGCGATCCACCCCTTCACCGACGGCAATGGCCGCACCGGGCGCATCCTCAACATTCTCTATCTTGTCGAGCAGGGGTTGATCGACCAGCCGATCCTGTACCTGTCGGGGGCGATCATCCGGCGCAAGGCGGATTATTACCGTCTTCTTCTCGCCGTCACCGTGGATGCCGCATGGGAGGCGTGGATCCTGTTCATGCTGTCGATCGTGGAGGAGACCGCGCGCTGGACCGTCGAGCGGATCGGCGTGATCCGGCGCCTGATCGAAGCGACGGCAGACCGGGTCCGGACCGAGGCGCCGAAGATTTATTCTCGCGAACTGATCGAGACGATCTTCCTACAGCCCTACTGCCGGATCGAAACCCTGGTCGCCGCCGGCATCGCGCAACGCCAGTCCGCCTCTCGCTATCTGAAGGCACTGGCCGATTTCGGCGTCCTGGAGGAACGCAAGGCGGGGCGGGAGAAGGTCTTCGTGAACCCGGCATTCCTTGACGCATTGGTGGGCAGATAG